CCGTGAGATACCACGGTCGCAGAACTATGAACGTGGCAAACGGTTACAATGTCTGATTTTATCCGTAAAAAATGAGACCCGTGGTGCCCCTGTCATCGTATCTCGAACGCACCGAGATCTCGTAGCAGTGTTGTTTGAGCAAGAAGTTCCGGAAATCTACGAAGGGCAGGTACGTATTATGGCGATTGCGCGGGATCCGGGCAATCGTGCGAAGGTGGCTGTTCAAGCAACTGAAGAAGGGATCGATGCTGTTGGCACATGTGTCGGTGTTAAGGGAACTCGCGTCCAAAATATTATTAGCGAACTTGATGGGGAGAAAATTGACCTTGTTGAATGGAGCGAGGATATAAGTGCTTTTATTGCTAATGCTTTGGGGCGGCGCGCGGGTGTCCGTAGAGTCGAACTCGACGATCAAAATAAAAGTGCACGCGTGATTGTTCCCGACGATCAACTCTCCTTAGCTATTGGTCAACGCGGACAGAACGCACGGCTCGCCGCAAGATTGACGGGCTGGAAAGTTGACATAAAAGGTGAATCCGAAGCTACTGTTTCGATTAACGAACTCTTTAAACCCGAAGAACCTGATGCTCATAAGGCTGATGAACAGGTGCTGGATAGCCCTGAAGACGCTACTGACAAAAATCTTGAAGAACAGACTGCTAATACGCCTGAGGGAATGGAGGCTGAGGATATTGAGGCGGATGCGGATGTGGAGACCCTTGAAGTTGAGGCATCGGAAACCCCCGACGCGGAGAATAATCTGTTGATAGATTCCGAAGAGGATGTTGAGGCAGGCGACGTTACTGCTGAAAACGATGATCTTGACCTTGAATCTGAATAGTCTTTTGAGGGCATCACCTTCTGATATCTAATACCGGCGCGAGGATTATCGGTATACCAATTGTAGGGTGAAAAAAGTGGGTGAAATTCTTGACGGATGTTATTCGCACTTGTATTGGGTGCCGTGGAAAGTTTTCGCAAAAAACATTGATACGATTTGCGAGTCAAAAGAATGAAACACTCGGAATTGACAACCGGAAGAAATTGCACGGGCGCGGAGCTTATGTCTGCCGCTCTCAGTCTTGTATTCAGAAAGCGTTTAAGTCTCCGAGGCGGATTAATTCGCTATTACGTGTACAACTGACAACTGGGGTTATACAGCGGTTTGAGGAAGTCCTTCTTGAATGGACCGAGAAATCCGCCAGCACAATAGAAAAACAGGAGGAGCTATCATGAGCAAAGAG
The nucleotide sequence above comes from Candidatus Poribacteria bacterium. Encoded proteins:
- the nusA gene encoding transcription termination factor NusA gives rise to the protein MLENLQNAIRQNTAQTDLPEEVFVEAIEEALRAAARRVYGPDANVSVEIDLEKGDIRCYVPKTVVNIMRDFSTEIPIEEAVKLQEDIELGEMLKVEINPSEFGRIPAQLAKQILFQKIKQAERERIYQEFAGREGEVITGYVQRFERGGIILDLEQTEAFLPPREIPRSQNYERGKRLQCLILSVKNETRGAPVIVSRTHRDLVAVLFEQEVPEIYEGQVRIMAIARDPGNRAKVAVQATEEGIDAVGTCVGVKGTRVQNIISELDGEKIDLVEWSEDISAFIANALGRRAGVRRVELDDQNKSARVIVPDDQLSLAIGQRGQNARLAARLTGWKVDIKGESEATVSINELFKPEEPDAHKADEQVLDSPEDATDKNLEEQTANTPEGMEAEDIEADADVETLEVEASETPDAENNLLIDSEEDVEAGDVTAENDDLDLESE